The following coding sequences are from one Triticum aestivum cultivar Chinese Spring chromosome 5A, IWGSC CS RefSeq v2.1, whole genome shotgun sequence window:
- the LOC123105757 gene encoding K(+) efflux antiporter 5 isoform X1, producing MAPAAAAGTPRGRRFTAAVLAVAVALALAPAAGRPDKETREKFYGSLVANGTHNATAGDNSIADMFGRVLDKEFSDSDASEVPDKNSFNNSISDHQAVLETVAVITHDKKNDTQQANSSRPFQIGDMFGSQNENSDDTETVIDKEDNVFVMSNRKTKYPTLQLDLRLIKDLVVIIVSATAGGIIFSCLGQPVIVGYLLAGSLIGPGGLNLINEMVQVETFAQFGVVFLLFALGLEFSLPKLKVVGPVAVLGGVLQIALFMFLCGLTAALCGAKLSEGVFVGTFLSMSSTAVVSKFLVEKGITNALHGQVTIGTLILQDCAVGLLFALIPVLGGSSGIFGGMMSMGRLLLVLSIFVTVAYMMTWSFIPRFLKLMIQLSSQTNELYQLAAVAFCLLLAWCSDYLGLSLELGSFLAGVMISTTDFAHHTLEQVEAIRNLFAALFLASIGMLIHFKFLWNHVDILLAAVILVIIVKSIVITAVIKSFGYSIRTAFIVGLSLAQIGEFAFVLLSRASHHHLIGGKMYLLLLGTTALSLVTTPLIFKLIPVVTQLGILMRWFPSESGVQNELPLQEKATMLDVYNRTL from the exons atggcgcccgccgccgccgcggggacCCCGCGCGGCCGGCGCTTCACCGCCGCGGTCCTCGCCGTCGCCGTGGCGCTCGCGCTCGCGCCCGCCGCGGGGAGGCCCGACAAGGAGACGCGGGAGAAGTTCTACGGGAGCCTCGTCGCCAACGGCACCCACAACGCCACCGCCGGGGACAACAGCATCGCCGACATGTTCGGCCGCGTGCTCGACAAGGAGTTCTCCGACAGCGACGCCTCCGAGG TGCCGGACAAGAACAGCTTCAACAACAGCATCTCAGATCATCAA GCTGTTCTGGAGACTGTAGCTGTTATCACACACGACAAGAAAAATGATACACAGCAGGCAAA TTCCTCAAGACCTTTCCAAATAGGTGACATGTTTGGTTCTCAGAATGAAAATTCTGATGACACGGAAACTGTGATAGACAAAGAG GATAATGTTTTTGTGATGTCAAATCGTAAAACAAAGTATCCAACACTTCAGTTAGATTTAAG ATTGATTAAAGATCTGGTAGTTATAATTGTTTCAGCTACTGCTGGTGGTATCATATTCTCTTGTTTGGGGCAGCCA GTTATTGTTGGTTATCTACTTGCTGGTTCTCTTATTGGACCTGGAGGCTTGAACTTGATCAATGAAATGGTGCAG GTGGAGACCTTTGCCCAGTTTGGTGTGGTTTTTCTTCTTTTTGCTCTTGGCCTTGAATTTTCATTGCCAAAG TTGAAAGTGGTTGGGCCTGTTGCTGTGCTTGGTGGTGTACTTCAGATTGCTTTGTTCATGTTCTTGTGTGGCCTAACTGCTGCG TTGTGCGGTGCTAAATTATCTGAGGGAGTATTTGTTGGCACTTTCTTGTCAATGTCATCTACTGCAGTG GTTTCCAAGTTCTTAGTGGAAAAGGGTATCACAAATGCGCTTCATGGTCAAGTTACAATTGGCACCCTTATCCTTCAG GATTGTGCAGTTGGCCTGCTGTTTGCTCTCATTCCAGTTCTGGGTGGTTCAAGTGGCATATTTGGAGGAATGATGTCAATGGGGAGACT GTTGCTTGTACTGTCCATATTTGTAACTGTTGCATATATGATGACTTGGTCATTTATCCCTCGATTCTTAAAACTGATGATCCAGTTATCATCACAG ACAAATGAACTCTATCAGTTGGCTGCTGTTGCTTTCTGCTTGCTGCTAGCTTGG TGCAGTGATTATCTTGGACTGAGTCTTGAACTGGGCTCATTTCTTGCTGGCGTTATGATATCCACCACAGATTTTGCTCACCATACTTTGGAGCAG GTGGAAGCAATCCGTAACTTATTTGCAGCACTCTTCCTTGCAAGTATTGGCATGCTCATACATTTCAAGTTCTTGTGGAATCACGTTGACATATTACTTGCAGCTGTTATACTGGTTATAATAGTTAAGAGTATAGTCATAACAGCTGTCATAAAATCATTTGGATACAGCATCAGAACAGCTTTCATC GTTGGTCTATCATTAGCTCAGATTGGAGAATTTGCTTTTGTGCTTCTGAGCCGTGCCTCACATCATCATCTTATAGGG GGGAAAATGTATCTGTTATTACTGGGAACAACTGCTCTTAGCTTG GTAACAACTCCCCTCATTTTCAAATTAATTCCTGTGGTAACGCAACTCGGCATCCTTATGCGTTGGTTCCCCTCAGAAAGCGGTGTGCAGAATGAG CTGCCTTTACAGGAAAAGGCAACAATGCTTGATGTTTACAACAGAACACTCTAA
- the LOC123105757 gene encoding K(+) efflux antiporter 5 isoform X2, with protein sequence MAPAAAAGTPRGRRFTAAVLAVAVALALAPAAGRPDKETREKFYGSLVANGTHNATAGDNSIADMFGRVLDKEFSDSDASEVPDKNSFNNSISDHQAVLETVAVITHDKKNDTQQANSSRPFQIGDMFGSQNENSDDTETVIDKEDNVFVMSNRKTKYPTLQLDLRLIKDLVVIIVSATAGGIIFSCLGQPVIVGYLLAGSLIGPGGLNLINEMVQVETFAQFGVVFLLFALGLEFSLPKLKVVGPVAVLGGVLQIALFMFLCGLTAALCGAKLSEGVFVGTFLSMSSTAVVSKFLVEKGITNALHGQVTIGTLILQDCAVGLLFALIPVLGGSSGIFGGMMSMGRLLLVLSIFVTVAYMMTWSFIPRFLKLMIQLSSQTNELYQLAAVAFCLLLAWCSDYLGLSLELGSFLAGVMISTTDFAHHTLEQVEAIRNLFAALFLASIGMLIHFKFLWNHVDILLAAVILVIIVKSIVITAVIKSFGYSIRTAFIVGLSLAQIGEFAFVLLSRASHHHLIGGKMYLLLLGTTALSLVTTPLIFKLIPVVTQLGILMRWFPSESGVQNEEKATMLDVYNRTL encoded by the exons atggcgcccgccgccgccgcggggacCCCGCGCGGCCGGCGCTTCACCGCCGCGGTCCTCGCCGTCGCCGTGGCGCTCGCGCTCGCGCCCGCCGCGGGGAGGCCCGACAAGGAGACGCGGGAGAAGTTCTACGGGAGCCTCGTCGCCAACGGCACCCACAACGCCACCGCCGGGGACAACAGCATCGCCGACATGTTCGGCCGCGTGCTCGACAAGGAGTTCTCCGACAGCGACGCCTCCGAGG TGCCGGACAAGAACAGCTTCAACAACAGCATCTCAGATCATCAA GCTGTTCTGGAGACTGTAGCTGTTATCACACACGACAAGAAAAATGATACACAGCAGGCAAA TTCCTCAAGACCTTTCCAAATAGGTGACATGTTTGGTTCTCAGAATGAAAATTCTGATGACACGGAAACTGTGATAGACAAAGAG GATAATGTTTTTGTGATGTCAAATCGTAAAACAAAGTATCCAACACTTCAGTTAGATTTAAG ATTGATTAAAGATCTGGTAGTTATAATTGTTTCAGCTACTGCTGGTGGTATCATATTCTCTTGTTTGGGGCAGCCA GTTATTGTTGGTTATCTACTTGCTGGTTCTCTTATTGGACCTGGAGGCTTGAACTTGATCAATGAAATGGTGCAG GTGGAGACCTTTGCCCAGTTTGGTGTGGTTTTTCTTCTTTTTGCTCTTGGCCTTGAATTTTCATTGCCAAAG TTGAAAGTGGTTGGGCCTGTTGCTGTGCTTGGTGGTGTACTTCAGATTGCTTTGTTCATGTTCTTGTGTGGCCTAACTGCTGCG TTGTGCGGTGCTAAATTATCTGAGGGAGTATTTGTTGGCACTTTCTTGTCAATGTCATCTACTGCAGTG GTTTCCAAGTTCTTAGTGGAAAAGGGTATCACAAATGCGCTTCATGGTCAAGTTACAATTGGCACCCTTATCCTTCAG GATTGTGCAGTTGGCCTGCTGTTTGCTCTCATTCCAGTTCTGGGTGGTTCAAGTGGCATATTTGGAGGAATGATGTCAATGGGGAGACT GTTGCTTGTACTGTCCATATTTGTAACTGTTGCATATATGATGACTTGGTCATTTATCCCTCGATTCTTAAAACTGATGATCCAGTTATCATCACAG ACAAATGAACTCTATCAGTTGGCTGCTGTTGCTTTCTGCTTGCTGCTAGCTTGG TGCAGTGATTATCTTGGACTGAGTCTTGAACTGGGCTCATTTCTTGCTGGCGTTATGATATCCACCACAGATTTTGCTCACCATACTTTGGAGCAG GTGGAAGCAATCCGTAACTTATTTGCAGCACTCTTCCTTGCAAGTATTGGCATGCTCATACATTTCAAGTTCTTGTGGAATCACGTTGACATATTACTTGCAGCTGTTATACTGGTTATAATAGTTAAGAGTATAGTCATAACAGCTGTCATAAAATCATTTGGATACAGCATCAGAACAGCTTTCATC GTTGGTCTATCATTAGCTCAGATTGGAGAATTTGCTTTTGTGCTTCTGAGCCGTGCCTCACATCATCATCTTATAGGG GGGAAAATGTATCTGTTATTACTGGGAACAACTGCTCTTAGCTTG GTAACAACTCCCCTCATTTTCAAATTAATTCCTGTGGTAACGCAACTCGGCATCCTTATGCGTTGGTTCCCCTCAGAAAGCGGTGTGCAGAATGAG GAAAAGGCAACAATGCTTGATGTTTACAACAGAACACTCTAA